The Thermoclostridium stercorarium subsp. stercorarium DSM 8532 genome contains a region encoding:
- a CDS encoding PD-(D/E)XK nuclease family protein, whose protein sequence is MIDALAAVCTDNLLRNKILIVPSYSVGRNIITSLASSKIPVFNLRVETVQGLVHEFGMPLLSGRNEILIDDTVSRREMFSVIYKMKRNNEFEYFTDIQPTPSVADIIWNAVMEIKYAGLDPDSLDETLFVSPEKARDIKNIIKNYDLLLKAEKMTDYPGLIQMLLESGVSSREVLLLVPNSLKLRFIERKFIDKAFSPVKVIYDEPVAGMDAPRSYYRREYPEEKKSSSVFASLFSPDERRTNNCLNNIRIMKAYGESNEVEAVMRDIVERKIPFDSVCIYTSAMEPYAQLLYQKAMLLGIDVTFGFGISVLNSRPGKAFNALIQWMASNYQVSCLTGMLYQELIEIPGENGWTITPFQAANALRVSGIGWGRERYLPVLDEKITLLQNESSPDDEKAQNRIKVFAILRGFAETVLNMLPESNDGMVYLDKLAKGISDFISSFAQVKSVMDAEAKKAITERLELISTGLLVEFDEGLRIIEHYIGGIRIRVSGPEKGHIHLTDFDGGFYINRRNHYFIGFDADRFPGRAGEDPVLLDVEKQRISEHIATNRDKPAENLYRLVQLLAATEGNVTITYSAFDTAENRAKIPSPFVLQVYRMISGNVSADYSDLKNYLDDTKGYTSDNALDETHFWLNVYCKGFSAENLNKSVTECYPHLKHGINAWNCRWSDRLTCYDGYVGKLNLYKENEVFSASRLEFLAKCPYQYFLRYVLNVSPPEEPVYDPEKWLDPLQKGLLYHAVFERFYKTLAEKNEKPSKEAHCSLILKIAETVIDEFRRQISPPNDVVFDIEKRDILESCLIFLASEEENYDGGIPVEFELAFGLDDNGYPPVEIRLGGERTLLLSGKIDRVDKLDENIYRIVDYKSGGTYGFSDRDFFKQGRQLQHALYAYALEVLLRNKNNAGDVKVREGVYLFPTRKGEGRRFIRVQRDRTKLIKLLNNLFDIIEEGVFAPTENTDDCHWCDYRQVCRVHRLVNVIQAKRNDQDVSALVALRGLRDYE, encoded by the coding sequence ATGATAGATGCTTTGGCTGCCGTATGCACTGATAATCTGTTAAGGAACAAAATACTTATCGTACCGTCATATTCGGTGGGGCGGAATATTATCACATCCCTTGCGTCGTCAAAAATCCCGGTGTTCAATCTGAGAGTTGAGACGGTTCAGGGGCTGGTGCATGAATTTGGCATGCCGCTTTTAAGCGGCAGAAATGAAATACTAATCGATGATACGGTATCACGCCGGGAAATGTTTTCAGTTATATATAAAATGAAACGCAATAACGAGTTTGAGTATTTCACCGATATACAGCCGACACCTTCAGTTGCGGATATTATATGGAACGCCGTAATGGAAATCAAATATGCAGGTTTGGATCCCGACTCTCTTGATGAAACTTTGTTTGTTTCCCCGGAAAAAGCGAGAGATATTAAAAATATAATTAAAAACTATGATTTGTTGCTCAAAGCAGAAAAAATGACCGATTATCCGGGGCTTATACAAATGCTTCTGGAAAGCGGGGTATCGAGCAGGGAGGTGTTGCTGCTCGTTCCTAACAGCCTTAAACTTCGTTTTATTGAAAGAAAATTTATTGATAAGGCATTCAGCCCGGTTAAGGTAATTTACGACGAGCCTGTCGCAGGCATGGATGCGCCGAGGTCATATTACCGCCGGGAATATCCTGAAGAGAAAAAATCCTCCTCTGTATTTGCCAGTTTGTTTTCTCCGGATGAGCGCAGGACAAATAACTGCTTAAACAATATTCGCATAATGAAAGCCTACGGTGAAAGCAACGAGGTTGAAGCCGTGATGCGGGACATTGTGGAACGAAAAATACCCTTTGACAGTGTATGTATTTATACATCTGCAATGGAGCCCTATGCCCAGCTGTTATACCAGAAAGCAATGCTTCTCGGCATAGATGTTACGTTCGGTTTTGGCATTAGCGTTTTAAACTCAAGGCCCGGAAAGGCCTTTAATGCCCTAATTCAGTGGATGGCTTCAAATTATCAGGTATCTTGTCTGACAGGAATGCTTTATCAGGAACTGATAGAGATACCCGGGGAAAACGGCTGGACAATAACCCCGTTTCAGGCGGCGAACGCGTTAAGGGTTTCGGGAATTGGCTGGGGAAGAGAAAGGTATCTTCCTGTTCTCGATGAAAAAATAACGCTTCTTCAAAATGAAAGCAGTCCGGATGATGAAAAAGCGCAAAACAGGATTAAAGTATTTGCCATTCTCAGGGGTTTTGCAGAGACCGTGCTGAACATGCTTCCCGAGTCAAATGACGGAATGGTTTACCTGGATAAACTCGCAAAGGGGATATCGGATTTTATCAGTTCATTTGCCCAGGTGAAAAGCGTGATGGACGCAGAGGCTAAAAAGGCAATAACCGAAAGGCTTGAGCTGATTTCAACGGGACTGTTGGTTGAGTTTGATGAAGGGCTTCGGATTATTGAGCATTATATCGGTGGTATCCGGATAAGAGTATCCGGACCGGAAAAAGGGCATATCCATCTTACCGATTTCGATGGCGGTTTTTATATAAACCGCCGCAATCACTATTTCATCGGTTTTGACGCGGACAGATTCCCGGGAAGAGCGGGGGAGGATCCCGTTTTACTTGATGTGGAAAAGCAAAGAATCTCGGAACATATAGCCACAAACAGGGACAAGCCCGCTGAAAACTTATACAGGCTTGTTCAGTTACTGGCAGCGACAGAGGGGAATGTGACAATTACATATTCAGCCTTTGATACGGCGGAAAACAGGGCCAAAATACCCTCGCCGTTTGTGCTTCAGGTTTACAGGATGATCAGTGGAAATGTTTCTGCCGACTATTCTGATTTAAAAAATTATCTTGACGATACCAAAGGATATACCTCGGACAACGCCCTCGATGAGACGCATTTTTGGCTTAATGTGTACTGTAAAGGTTTTTCGGCGGAGAATTTGAACAAATCGGTTACCGAATGCTATCCTCATTTGAAACACGGGATAAACGCGTGGAACTGCCGCTGGAGTGACAGATTGACCTGTTATGACGGGTATGTCGGGAAACTGAATCTGTATAAGGAAAATGAAGTGTTTTCTGCAAGCCGGCTTGAGTTTTTGGCAAAATGCCCGTATCAGTATTTCCTGCGTTATGTTCTGAACGTGTCACCACCCGAGGAACCGGTATATGATCCTGAAAAGTGGCTTGATCCCTTACAGAAGGGCTTGCTTTACCATGCTGTTTTCGAACGGTTTTACAAGACGTTAGCAGAAAAAAACGAGAAACCGTCTAAAGAGGCTCACTGTTCGCTTATACTTAAAATTGCCGAAACGGTGATCGACGAATTCAGGAGACAAATCTCGCCTCCGAACGATGTCGTGTTTGACATTGAAAAAAGGGATATTCTTGAATCATGCCTGATTTTCCTGGCGTCTGAAGAAGAGAATTATGACGGAGGCATACCTGTTGAATTTGAACTTGCATTCGGGCTGGACGACAACGGTTACCCTCCGGTGGAAATCCGTCTTGGAGGAGAAAGAACACTTCTGTTGTCGGGAAAAATCGACAGGGTTGATAAACTGGATGAAAACATTTACAGAATAGTGGACTATAAATCAGGAGGAACTTACGGTTTCAGCGACAGGGATTTTTTCAAGCAGGGAAGGCAGCTTCAGCATGCTTTGTATGCCTATGCCTTGGAAGTACTGCTCAGAAACAAAAATAATGCCGGAGACGTAAAAGTAAGAGAGGGGGTCTATCTGTTCCCCACAAGGAAAGGTGAGGGCAGGCGTTTTATCCGCGTTCAGCGGGATCGGACCAAACTAATAAAACTGCTTAACAACCTTTTTGACATTATTGAGGAAGGGGTGTTCGCCCCGACCGAAAATACCGACGACTGCCATTGGTGTGACTACCGGCAGGTGTGCCGCGTTCACAGGCTCGTGAATGTGATACAGGCCAAAAGAAATGATCAGGACGTTTCTGCTCTTGTGGCGTTAAGGGGGCTTAGAGACTATGAATGA
- a CDS encoding citrate/2-methylcitrate synthase, with translation MDGIKKRKHALLEEYASIAEKSNRIDPELYIKYDVKRGLRDINGKGVLAGLTEIGEVTASYVNEKGETVPGPGKLIYRGMDIKDIVNGFLSEGRFGFEEVAYLLLFGELPTINELNEFKSLLAEYRKLPPSFVEDAIMKLPSRDVMNILARSVLALYTYDDQADDISISNVIRQCLQLIAQIPLLAVYGYQVLAHYHQKKSLVIHVPKRRYSTAENILHLLRPDSKFSHLEAVILDLSLVLHAEHGGGNNSTFATHVITSTGTDTYSTIASSICSLKGPRHGGANVKVVQMFEDMKQNVRDWDNEGQIRDYLNKLLNGEAFDRSGLIYGVGHAVYSVSDPRAEILKEYARELAKEKGFEEEFRLYEKVERIAPEVIAEKRKIYKGVSINVDFYSGFVYRALNIPEELFTPLFAVARIVGWSAHRIEELVNKGKIIRPAYKSIAPQREYVPLSMRNAKMDSLAGNL, from the coding sequence ATGGACGGAATTAAGAAAAGAAAACATGCCTTGCTTGAGGAATACGCTTCAATAGCGGAGAAAAGCAACAGAATTGATCCCGAACTCTATATTAAGTACGACGTGAAAAGGGGCCTGAGGGACATAAACGGGAAAGGCGTTTTGGCAGGGCTCACCGAAATTGGTGAAGTAACGGCGTCATATGTCAACGAAAAGGGCGAGACTGTTCCGGGGCCGGGTAAATTAATTTACAGAGGCATGGACATAAAGGACATAGTCAACGGGTTCCTGTCGGAAGGCAGGTTCGGTTTTGAAGAAGTGGCGTATTTGTTGCTTTTCGGAGAGCTACCCACGATAAACGAACTGAACGAGTTTAAATCTTTGTTGGCGGAATACAGGAAGCTGCCTCCGTCCTTTGTGGAAGACGCCATTATGAAGCTGCCAAGCAGGGATGTTATGAACATTCTGGCAAGAAGCGTGCTTGCGTTATATACTTATGATGATCAGGCTGATGACATATCCATCAGCAATGTTATAAGGCAGTGTCTGCAGTTAATAGCTCAAATCCCTCTTTTGGCCGTTTACGGGTATCAGGTGCTGGCTCATTATCACCAGAAAAAGAGCCTTGTGATCCACGTCCCGAAACGCAGGTATTCCACTGCCGAGAATATTCTTCATCTTTTGCGGCCGGATTCAAAATTTAGCCATCTTGAAGCCGTGATTCTGGATTTATCCCTGGTTTTGCACGCAGAACACGGCGGGGGAAACAATTCCACCTTTGCCACCCATGTAATAACATCAACCGGAACCGATACCTATTCCACAATAGCGTCTTCAATATGTTCGCTGAAAGGACCAAGGCACGGCGGAGCGAATGTAAAGGTTGTTCAGATGTTTGAAGATATGAAACAAAATGTCAGAGACTGGGACAATGAAGGCCAGATAAGAGATTACCTCAACAAATTACTGAATGGCGAGGCTTTTGACAGAAGCGGCCTGATCTATGGTGTGGGCCATGCGGTGTATTCCGTATCCGATCCAAGAGCCGAGATACTGAAAGAATATGCAAGGGAGCTTGCGAAGGAAAAGGGCTTTGAGGAAGAATTCAGACTTTATGAAAAAGTGGAACGAATTGCGCCTGAAGTTATTGCGGAAAAAAGGAAAATCTACAAAGGCGTAAGCATCAATGTGGATTTCTATTCAGGATTTGTTTACAGGGCGCTTAACATTCCTGAAGAGCTGTTCACCCCGCTCTTTGCAGTGGCAAGAATTGTAGGCTGGAGCGCCCATCGAATAGAAGAATTGGTGAATAAGGGCAAAATAATAAGGCCGGCTTATAAGAGCATAGCACCTCAAAGAGAATATGTGCCTCTCAGTATGAGAAATGCCAAAATGGACAGCCTTGCAGGCAATTTATAA
- a CDS encoding universal stress protein codes for MSLYQNVLVCVTKQKTCERLIKAASKLKAKNGNLRVLHVAKNSWNILDNSRESEALEYLFKVSKEYNADMTVLRSDNISKTIADFAKNNGIDLIVLGQSNNEQENKFYKQLCNLLKDEINIEVIP; via the coding sequence TTGAGTTTATATCAGAATGTATTAGTGTGCGTCACCAAACAAAAAACCTGCGAAAGACTCATAAAAGCCGCATCCAAACTTAAAGCAAAAAACGGAAATCTTCGTGTCCTGCATGTTGCAAAAAATTCATGGAATATTCTTGACAACAGCCGTGAAAGCGAAGCCCTTGAATATCTTTTTAAGGTCTCGAAGGAATACAATGCAGATATGACAGTATTAAGATCGGACAATATATCAAAAACCATAGCAGACTTTGCAAAAAACAACGGAATAGACTTAATTGTACTCGGGCAGTCGAATAATGAACAGGAAAACAAATTCTACAAACAGCTCTGCAACCTGCTAAAGGACGAAATAAACATTGAGGTTATACCTTAG
- a CDS encoding aminotransferase class I/II-fold pyridoxal phosphate-dependent enzyme — protein sequence MDLFQKCYDYTAAKEAMEAGIYPYFHYLETGQDTEVIMEGRHIIMIGSNNYQGLTSDRRVIEAAKEALLKYGTGCSGSRFLNGTLKLHMELEERLAKFLNKEAALTFSTGFQSNLGIISALAGRNDYIICDKENHASIYDACRLSYAKMVRYEHNDMEDLERKLREIPDNKGKLIVTDGVFSMRGDICNLPEIVRLAEKYGARVMVDDAHGLGVIGEHGRGTAEYYGLEDKVDIIMGTFSKSLASLGGFMAASEEVIHYVKHNSRPFIFSASIPPANAAAALKALEIIEQEPWRIKNLLSIADYMRQGLKKMGIPILDSETPIIPIMTYETERTFLATKMLFEEGVYVNPVIVPAVPPGQCLLRTSYTATHTKEQMDRAMEAIGKVFSKLPPVKPKEGKAN from the coding sequence ATGGACCTGTTTCAAAAATGTTATGATTACACAGCGGCGAAAGAAGCTATGGAAGCTGGGATTTACCCGTATTTTCACTATCTTGAGACCGGCCAGGACACCGAAGTAATTATGGAAGGCCGCCATATAATTATGATTGGGTCAAATAATTACCAGGGACTTACATCAGACAGACGTGTAATAGAGGCCGCTAAGGAGGCTTTGCTTAAATACGGCACGGGATGCTCAGGATCGCGTTTTTTGAACGGAACCCTGAAATTACATATGGAACTGGAAGAAAGGCTGGCTAAATTCCTGAACAAAGAAGCCGCACTGACATTCAGTACCGGTTTTCAGAGTAATCTCGGCATAATTTCGGCGCTTGCGGGGAGAAATGACTATATCATATGTGACAAGGAAAACCACGCGAGCATTTACGATGCCTGCCGTTTGAGCTATGCGAAAATGGTAAGATACGAGCATAACGACATGGAGGATCTGGAGAGGAAATTAAGGGAAATTCCCGATAACAAGGGAAAGCTGATTGTAACAGACGGCGTATTCAGTATGAGAGGCGATATATGCAATCTTCCCGAAATAGTCAGACTTGCCGAAAAATACGGCGCACGGGTTATGGTGGATGACGCCCACGGCCTTGGCGTTATAGGTGAGCATGGCCGTGGAACGGCTGAGTACTACGGCCTTGAAGACAAAGTGGATATCATAATGGGTACTTTCAGTAAGTCTTTGGCGAGCCTTGGCGGATTTATGGCCGCAAGTGAGGAAGTGATCCATTATGTAAAGCATAATTCACGCCCCTTTATCTTCAGTGCGTCAATACCTCCCGCTAACGCCGCTGCAGCTTTGAAAGCCCTCGAAATTATAGAACAGGAGCCGTGGAGGATAAAGAATTTGCTGAGTATTGCAGATTATATGAGGCAGGGGCTAAAAAAAATGGGTATTCCGATACTTGACTCAGAAACCCCGATTATTCCGATAATGACCTATGAGACCGAAAGGACATTTTTGGCTACGAAAATGCTTTTTGAAGAGGGGGTTTACGTAAATCCTGTAATAGTTCCCGCTGTACCGCCCGGGCAGTGCCTACTCAGAACGAGTTATACTGCAACGCACACAAAAGAGCAGATGGACAGGGCTATGGAGGCGATAGGCAAAGTATTTTCAAAGCTTCCGCCGGTAAAACCGAAAGAAGGAAAAGCAAATTAA
- a CDS encoding SDR family oxidoreductase, with protein MPQSGKVIIVTGASSGLGLAVANHLGNMGHNVYAGARSFKNSSPDSGNLKKMYLDVTDENSVNEFVRSVIDAEGKIDVLVNCAAMLVLGSVEDISMCEFEQVINTNLIGTVRMCKAVLPYMRERKNGLVINFSSIMGLLAIPFQCAYSASKFAIEGFSEALSLETRDFGIKVVIVEPTDHKSGSQKYRPHAKGAALETSPYRDMFLRVTEKIEYDESHGSEPEKLAEVIGRIIDSKNPKLRYKIGKFDQKLSVAAKRILPGRIFESVIRSYYNCVKK; from the coding sequence ATGCCGCAAAGCGGAAAAGTTATAATTGTCACGGGAGCGTCTTCGGGGCTGGGTCTTGCGGTTGCTAACCATCTTGGAAATATGGGGCATAACGTCTATGCGGGCGCAAGATCCTTTAAAAATTCCAGCCCGGACAGCGGAAATCTTAAAAAGATGTATTTGGACGTCACCGACGAAAACTCGGTAAACGAATTTGTCCGGAGCGTCATCGACGCCGAAGGAAAAATAGACGTTCTTGTAAACTGCGCCGCCATGCTGGTTTTGGGGTCGGTGGAGGATATTTCCATGTGTGAGTTCGAACAGGTTATAAACACAAACCTTATCGGAACGGTAAGAATGTGTAAGGCCGTACTGCCATATATGAGAGAAAGAAAAAACGGCCTTGTAATAAACTTCAGTTCCATAATGGGTCTTCTGGCAATACCTTTCCAATGTGCGTACAGCGCTTCAAAATTCGCAATAGAAGGTTTTTCTGAGGCACTCAGCCTTGAAACCCGGGATTTCGGAATTAAGGTCGTGATTGTTGAACCCACCGATCACAAATCTGGCTCACAGAAATACAGACCTCATGCGAAAGGTGCAGCACTTGAAACTTCGCCGTACAGGGATATGTTTCTCAGGGTTACTGAAAAAATAGAATACGATGAATCCCATGGAAGTGAGCCCGAAAAACTGGCCGAAGTGATAGGCAGAATAATAGACAGTAAAAATCCGAAATTAAGGTATAAAATAGGCAAATTTGATCAGAAACTTTCGGTCGCCGCAAAACGGATACTGCCCGGAAGAATTTTCGAATCGGTTATTCGATCTTATTACAACTGCGTGAAAAAATAA
- a CDS encoding polysaccharide deacetylase family protein: MVRFFYFCLIFFLMITLLSGCKTVTVSRTMENEENNKVSSPETSGSALPETESNAVSETDANKAEPTAYPEFTPSPAAGLSVTVTRVPTPVFTPTPAPEPVSGTSPAQDQEKAASELMYPVKSFNDETRICLTFDDGGNQKAVKKVLEVLKKHNVKGTFFIIGKYLKTHADLWKQAVEEGHIICNHTQNHVWLTRLSNDEAKKEITEWEANAAEVLGQEYIDRMKREFPFIRLPGGAGNDSDRILKLVSEMGYIPVGWNLESYYAVLRHHDLKTESVDLLAEEVLEHISKKVTGGSIVLLHFNPYDTSRLDDIISAIKEKGLTMHLLSECLDF; this comes from the coding sequence ATGGTTAGGTTTTTTTATTTCTGTTTGATATTTTTTCTGATGATAACCCTTTTAAGCGGTTGTAAAACGGTTACGGTTTCGAGAACGATGGAGAATGAGGAAAACAATAAGGTATCTTCCCCTGAAACTTCAGGCTCCGCCTTACCCGAAACCGAATCAAATGCCGTTTCTGAAACTGATGCCAATAAGGCTGAGCCGACGGCATACCCGGAATTTACACCGTCACCTGCGGCCGGACTTTCTGTCACCGTGACCCGGGTTCCAACTCCGGTTTTTACGCCGACTCCGGCTCCCGAACCAGTCTCAGGGACAAGTCCTGCCCAGGATCAGGAGAAAGCCGCTTCTGAGCTGATGTACCCGGTAAAAAGTTTTAATGATGAAACCCGTATTTGCCTTACATTTGACGACGGGGGAAATCAGAAAGCCGTAAAAAAGGTCCTGGAAGTGTTAAAAAAGCACAATGTGAAAGGCACTTTTTTTATAATAGGTAAGTATCTGAAAACCCATGCTGATTTGTGGAAACAGGCCGTTGAGGAAGGCCATATAATATGCAACCATACACAGAACCACGTTTGGCTTACACGGCTCAGCAATGACGAGGCGAAAAAGGAAATAACCGAGTGGGAAGCGAATGCCGCAGAGGTACTGGGACAGGAATATATAGACAGGATGAAACGGGAGTTTCCGTTCATTCGTCTCCCGGGTGGCGCGGGAAATGACAGTGACAGGATATTAAAGCTTGTTTCCGAAATGGGGTATATTCCGGTGGGATGGAATCTGGAAAGCTATTATGCGGTACTCAGGCATCATGATTTAAAGACGGAATCTGTTGATTTATTAGCGGAGGAGGTTCTTGAACATATTTCGAAAAAAGTGACGGGAGGTTCGATAGTCCTTCTGCATTTTAATCCCTATGACACATCAAGGCTGGACGATATAATCAGCGCAATAAAGGAAAAGGGCCTGACGATGCACCTGCTTTCAGAGTGCCTTGATTTTTAG